In a single window of the Candidatus Nanosynbacter featherlites genome:
- a CDS encoding type IV pilin protein, translating into MAILTTIGIISYGNWRQKSLRDAITADLKSAAQAMEQYRNFHNAYPTLPAGASIPNYNGGPVHVYIQGADGKEFCIEATRGSQKMHITSKSSNVSDGGCS; encoded by the coding sequence ATGGCAATTTTGACCACCATTGGTATCATTAGTTACGGTAATTGGCGCCAAAAGTCGTTGCGTGATGCTATCACGGCTGACCTCAAAAGTGCAGCACAGGCTATGGAGCAATACCGCAATTTTCACAATGCCTATCCAACACTACCCGCTGGCGCATCAATACCAAACTATAACGGCGGCCCTGTTCATGTGTATATTCAGGGCGCTGACGGTAAAGAATTTTGTATTGAAGCAACGCGTGGCTCCCAGAAAATGCACATCACCAGCAAGAGTTCGAATGTGAGCGATGGCGGCTGTTCGTGA
- a CDS encoding helix-hairpin-helix domain-containing protein, whose protein sequence is MNQQLQTKLKTLPRTPGVYFHKSASGEIIYVGKAAVLKNRVRQYFQDSRGRDNKTMALVAEIADTDWIETESEVDALFLESEMVKRYMPRYNVLLRDDKSQMYVRIDMKSEWPTVSFTRNPADDGAEYVGPFYNGFALKKALRYLRRIFPYLTRQRRPGQSKLDEDLGLSPRLSDGPAAYKANLRKLISYIKGNRKAIAAELEHDMKTAAGLHDFERAADLRNKLRAMQELQRRVCFGDKEFLDISKDKALADLAKLLGLKGIPARIEGYDISHMSGRHVVASMVVFTNGASDRAEYRKFKVSEKNDDTGNMYQAIFRRLSERHLKSWGRPDLLLIDGGKGQLAAAIRARDERGVTVPIVSIAKREEELLVHKTGSQIDTAFIEQMRSQPRSYIAIHEDGDVYVVNLHPGQRNAGSHSKNLRASMEQTRNERPTADENILATTDIVKLFQRIRDESHRFAVSYHTALKRQQQTKNQLEEIPGIGPKTRAKLLKKFGSFRNVVSATEDDLAPVIGQSRAQIVHKYIAAQRTNN, encoded by the coding sequence GTGAATCAACAATTGCAAACCAAACTCAAAACCCTGCCGCGTACTCCCGGTGTCTATTTTCACAAGTCAGCCAGTGGCGAGATTATTTATGTGGGCAAGGCGGCGGTGCTGAAAAACCGCGTGCGCCAGTATTTTCAGGATTCGCGTGGGCGGGACAATAAAACCATGGCGTTGGTGGCGGAAATTGCTGATACTGATTGGATTGAGACCGAGAGCGAAGTGGATGCACTGTTCCTTGAGAGCGAGATGGTCAAGCGCTATATGCCGCGTTACAACGTACTGCTACGCGATGATAAGTCGCAGATGTATGTGCGAATCGACATGAAAAGCGAGTGGCCGACCGTCAGTTTTACGCGTAATCCCGCGGATGATGGTGCGGAATATGTTGGCCCGTTTTACAATGGCTTTGCCTTGAAAAAAGCCTTGCGATATCTGCGGCGGATATTCCCCTATTTGACCAGGCAGCGCCGTCCGGGGCAGTCGAAATTGGATGAAGATCTGGGTCTCAGTCCGCGGTTGAGTGATGGACCAGCCGCCTATAAAGCTAATTTACGCAAACTCATCAGTTACATCAAGGGCAATCGTAAAGCCATCGCCGCTGAGCTGGAACACGACATGAAAACGGCGGCTGGGCTGCATGATTTTGAGCGGGCGGCTGATCTTCGTAATAAGCTGCGCGCCATGCAGGAGTTGCAGCGGCGGGTTTGTTTTGGCGACAAAGAGTTTTTGGATATTTCTAAAGACAAGGCGCTGGCTGATTTGGCGAAATTGTTGGGTCTAAAAGGTATCCCAGCGCGTATTGAGGGTTATGACATTTCGCACATGAGCGGGCGGCACGTTGTTGCCAGTATGGTGGTATTTACCAATGGTGCGAGCGATCGGGCGGAGTACCGCAAATTCAAAGTCAGCGAGAAAAATGATGACACCGGCAATATGTATCAGGCGATTTTTCGCCGGCTGAGCGAGCGTCATCTAAAAAGCTGGGGCCGTCCTGATCTGCTGCTTATTGACGGCGGTAAAGGCCAACTAGCGGCGGCCATCAGGGCGCGTGATGAGCGTGGTGTCACCGTGCCGATCGTCAGTATTGCTAAGCGCGAGGAAGAACTGCTGGTGCACAAGACCGGTTCGCAGATTGATACGGCGTTCATTGAACAAATGCGGTCGCAGCCGCGGTCGTACATCGCTATTCATGAAGACGGTGATGTTTATGTGGTGAATTTACACCCAGGCCAGCGTAACGCCGGTTCACATTCAAAAAACCTGCGAGCTAGCATGGAACAAACTCGCAACGAACGTCCGACAGCGGACGAGAATATCCTTGCGACAACTGACATCGTCAAACTGTTTCAGCGCATCCGCGACGAGTCGCATCGTTTTGCGGTGAGCTATCATACGGCGCTCAAACGCCAGCAACAAACGAAAAATCAGCTGGAGGAAATTCCTGGCATTGGACCAAAAACCCGCGCCAAATTGCTGAAAAAATTTGGCAGCTTCCGTAATGTTGTCAGTGCTACAGAAGATGACCTAGCGCCGGTGATTGGCCAGTCGCGTGCTCAAATCGTCCACAAATATATTGCGGCACAGCGTACCAATAATTAA
- a CDS encoding HAD family hydrolase: protein MSQMKNSQHSIKAIVFDLDGVYFNKGKAEFLSSLTRYGVEEASAKSVFLTSQQMADYKLGKINDDEFWAWAESQWNTGLSSHELIELMLDGYAIDERVMQLVQTVRRKGYKTLICSNNFPARIQGLKRKFGFLQQFDTAVFSYQVHAAKPSTEIFAELLRRSGCQPQEIVYADDKSTALTGAKDLGINTLVYIDFEKYCNNLQAMGVVVS, encoded by the coding sequence ATGTCGCAGATGAAAAATTCACAGCATTCCATCAAGGCTATCGTTTTTGATCTTGATGGTGTGTATTTTAACAAAGGCAAGGCTGAATTTCTGAGCAGCCTCACACGCTACGGCGTTGAGGAAGCGAGCGCCAAGTCAGTCTTTCTCACGAGTCAGCAAATGGCTGATTATAAACTAGGAAAAATTAACGATGACGAATTCTGGGCTTGGGCAGAATCACAGTGGAACACAGGGCTGTCTAGCCATGAGCTTATAGAACTGATGCTTGACGGCTATGCGATTGATGAACGTGTCATGCAACTGGTACAAACGGTTCGGCGTAAGGGTTATAAAACACTAATCTGCTCCAATAATTTCCCAGCTCGCATCCAAGGCCTGAAGAGAAAGTTTGGTTTTCTGCAGCAATTTGATACAGCAGTTTTTTCATATCAAGTTCATGCCGCTAAACCGTCAACCGAAATTTTTGCCGAATTATTGCGTCGCTCTGGCTGCCAACCACAAGAGATAGTCTATGCTGACGACAAGTCAACTGCGCTCACTGGTGCGAAGGATCTTGGCATTAACACGCTGGTTTATATAGACTTTGAGAAATATTGCAATAATCTTCAGGCCATGGGCGTTGTCGTGTCATGA
- a CDS encoding thioredoxin family protein: MALYEITTKQEFEEKVLKSDKPVLVDFWAPWCPPCRAMAPILHQIAEETEFDVVKVDTEASQENAQLAIDYRVQGIPNMKIIAGGEEVTELIGMKPKQTLIDALEKAAAK, translated from the coding sequence ATGGCGTTATATGAGATTACAACAAAACAAGAATTTGAAGAGAAAGTGCTAAAAAGCGACAAGCCAGTGCTGGTTGATTTTTGGGCGCCATGGTGTCCGCCGTGCCGAGCGATGGCGCCAATTTTGCATCAAATTGCTGAAGAAACTGAGTTTGATGTCGTCAAAGTTGACACTGAAGCCAGTCAGGAGAACGCGCAGTTGGCTATTGACTATCGTGTGCAGGGAATTCCAAACATGAAAATTATCGCTGGTGGCGAAGAGGTTACTGAGCTGATTGGCATGAAACCAAAGCAAACACTGATTGACGCTTTGGAAAAAGCTGCGGCAAAATAG
- a CDS encoding type II CAAX prenyl endopeptidase Rce1 family protein produces the protein MSQERAVVLHRSSTRVLLGINLFFVALWSITLLNPQKLNILWFLVVVLLAVLFIVRNKNVSRTDVVIAVILGCLAAPSSMFMGVCSAVAYVGGVSVLKKSKHAIVLCKMVNKKEILKTICLALLVGLALGTVNILLAKISWNIAFSLKPEWFLNAMRAGISEEIIFRFFFFATCIYFIKDRLLSKLDNFLCYLVMILPHVLLHFNTVNFALGSVLALALLFGLPFAVMQRKRDVSSAIGAHTVVDVIRFCSFGV, from the coding sequence ATGAGTCAAGAACGTGCTGTAGTTTTACACCGATCTTCAACACGAGTACTGCTCGGTATCAACCTCTTTTTTGTGGCGCTGTGGTCGATAACGTTACTAAATCCACAAAAGCTTAACATCCTGTGGTTTTTGGTTGTTGTTTTATTGGCAGTTTTATTTATCGTAAGGAACAAAAATGTTTCTAGAACTGATGTTGTCATTGCTGTAATTTTAGGCTGTCTGGCTGCACCATCCAGTATGTTCATGGGAGTGTGCTCTGCTGTTGCGTATGTTGGAGGTGTTAGTGTGCTCAAGAAAAGTAAGCATGCAATTGTCCTCTGTAAAATGGTCAACAAAAAAGAAATACTAAAAACAATTTGCCTTGCCCTATTGGTAGGATTGGCGCTGGGAACCGTCAATATTCTCCTGGCAAAAATTTCTTGGAATATTGCTTTTTCGCTCAAGCCAGAATGGTTCTTAAACGCCATGCGTGCTGGTATTTCGGAAGAAATTATTTTCCGCTTCTTTTTCTTTGCTACGTGCATCTATTTCATTAAGGATAGATTACTGTCAAAATTAGATAATTTTTTGTGCTATCTTGTTATGATATTACCTCACGTCTTGCTTCATTTTAATACAGTTAATTTTGCGCTGGGTAGCGTCCTGGCGTTGGCGCTATTGTTTGGTCTGCCGTTTGCCGTCATGCAACGAAAGCGCGATGTTAGTTCGGCCATAGGTGCACATACAGTGGTTGATGTGATAAGATTTTGTTCATTTGGCGTGTAG
- a CDS encoding ABC transporter ATP-binding protein, translating to MTKVSNKEILCLFWRISQPYKHRRNLTIFFTIITLAITIFVGPLIIAELLNTIQSGQLNNAEKLWKLVALYGMSELWSNVISWRLVLYLAWTFETALQRDLYAQCFSKLTKQTMFFHANKFGGSLVSQTNKLNGAVERFWDTIIWSILPLVISLVGSIIILSTLLWQYAVFLLLFSIIFSVVVYFGSRPMAKLNEKEAKASNKVSGQLADAVSNILAVKSSGAEALEQQRFAKTVTSWRGASLGTMRGLLKVSTVYSTINITIKIGAIAFAIYAAQHNIVSVAAVYLIITYTGSVAHELWNMNSIMRSYNRILGDAHDMVEILTTPTTLVDQSDAKLAITHGSITMDNVTFTHDEGEGDTLFHDFSLRIQPGEKIGLVGSSGSGKTTLTKLLLRFADIDSGEITIDAQNIADVTQASLREQIAYVPQEPLLFHRSVRENIAYGRPDATDAEIERAAKKAGAYDFIIKLQDGFDTMVGERGVKLSGGQRQRIAIARAILKNTPILILDEATSALDSESEALIQQSLETLMKDRTSIVIAHRLSTIAKLDRIIVLENGRIIEDGSHEQLLAKKRGVYAKLWARQSGGFIED from the coding sequence TTGACAAAAGTATCAAACAAAGAAATATTATGCCTGTTCTGGCGAATATCACAGCCCTACAAGCATCGGCGAAATTTGACTATTTTCTTTACAATCATCACACTTGCCATCACAATTTTTGTTGGCCCGCTGATTATTGCAGAATTGCTCAACACCATCCAAAGCGGTCAACTAAACAACGCGGAGAAACTATGGAAATTAGTCGCGCTCTACGGCATGAGCGAATTATGGTCAAATGTCATCAGCTGGCGCTTAGTCCTGTATCTCGCTTGGACGTTTGAAACTGCCCTACAACGTGATCTATACGCACAGTGTTTTAGCAAACTAACCAAACAAACAATGTTTTTCCATGCCAATAAATTTGGTGGCTCACTTGTCAGCCAAACCAATAAATTAAACGGCGCAGTTGAACGTTTTTGGGACACGATCATTTGGTCAATTTTGCCGTTGGTCATCTCCCTGGTTGGCTCAATCATCATCCTATCAACCCTGCTGTGGCAGTACGCCGTATTTCTCCTACTCTTCTCAATCATTTTCAGTGTCGTTGTCTATTTTGGCTCTCGGCCGATGGCTAAACTGAACGAGAAAGAAGCTAAAGCCAGCAACAAAGTGAGCGGACAATTAGCGGACGCCGTTTCAAACATTTTGGCAGTAAAATCGTCTGGTGCCGAGGCATTGGAGCAGCAACGCTTTGCAAAAACTGTTACATCATGGCGCGGCGCTAGTCTGGGCACAATGCGCGGGCTTTTAAAAGTCAGTACTGTGTATTCGACCATTAATATAACGATAAAAATTGGGGCAATTGCCTTTGCAATATATGCCGCTCAGCATAACATCGTATCAGTAGCGGCGGTTTATCTCATCATCACCTACACCGGTAGCGTGGCGCATGAGTTGTGGAATATGAACAGCATCATGCGTAGTTACAACCGCATCCTTGGTGACGCTCACGATATGGTGGAGATTCTTACCACGCCGACGACACTAGTCGATCAAAGTGACGCAAAGCTTGCTATTACGCACGGCAGTATCACCATGGATAATGTGACCTTTACTCATGATGAGGGTGAAGGTGACACGCTGTTTCATGATTTCTCTCTTCGCATTCAGCCAGGTGAAAAAATTGGTTTGGTTGGGTCAAGTGGTTCTGGCAAAACTACCCTGACCAAATTATTGCTACGCTTTGCTGACATCGACTCAGGGGAGATTACCATCGACGCACAAAACATCGCCGACGTCACCCAAGCAAGCCTGCGCGAACAAATCGCCTACGTGCCGCAAGAGCCACTACTATTTCACCGTTCAGTCCGCGAAAATATCGCTTACGGCCGACCTGACGCAACTGATGCTGAAATTGAACGTGCCGCCAAAAAAGCTGGTGCCTATGATTTTATCATTAAGCTACAAGACGGTTTCGACACCATGGTCGGTGAGCGCGGTGTGAAACTTTCAGGCGGACAGCGGCAGCGCATCGCTATTGCCAGGGCGATTTTGAAAAATACACCAATTCTAATTCTTGATGAAGCAACCTCAGCCTTGGACTCAGAGTCAGAAGCGCTTATCCAGCAGTCGCTGGAGACATTAATGAAAGACCGAACCTCGATCGTCATCGCTCACCGCTTGTCGACCATCGCCAAACTGGATCGCATCATTGTTCTAGAAAATGGACGCATCATCGAAGACGGTTCGCACGAGCAACTGCTTGCCAAAAAACGCGGTGTTTATGCCAAATTATGGGCGCGGCAGTCTGGCGGATTTATCGAAGATTAA